A window of Auraticoccus monumenti contains these coding sequences:
- a CDS encoding circularly permuted type 2 ATP-grasp protein — MSDLTHSAALLEGYAAGRAFDEMVAAHGDVRGAYQPLLTTLEQLGADEIRSIADSLASNYITAGVTFDVGGVERPFPLDVIPRILDAAEWQLIERGVAQRVKVLEAFLADVYSEARVVADGVVPRRLLSTSTHFHRAVHGITPPNGVRVHVAGVDLIRTPDGDLRVLEDNVRVPSGVSYVMTNRSAMASALPEAFAQQRIRPVSGYAQRLLSALRRSAPEGRDDPTVVVLTPGVYNSAYFEHTLLARTMGVELVEGRDLECRRGRVYMRTTQGMQRVDVIYRRIDDDFIDPVHFRPDSMLGVPGLVNAVQAGGVTLANALGNGVADDKLIYTYVPDLTRYYLGEDPIIANVDTWRLEEDEAREEVLDRLDELVVKPVDGSGGKGIVIGPFASAGQLEELRRKVLADPRGWIAQPMVQLSTVPTLIDGRLAPRHVDLRPFAVHDGDEVWVLPGGLTRVALPEGELVVNSSQGGGSKDTWVLSGPQPLGADELDDDVEAVEPPVGGGGHAEDFLAPGQHHTDTTEHRNQQEQQQQRGVDRC, encoded by the coding sequence ATGTCGGACCTGACGCACTCCGCGGCGCTGCTCGAGGGGTACGCCGCCGGGCGCGCCTTCGACGAGATGGTGGCCGCCCACGGCGACGTGCGGGGGGCCTACCAACCGCTGCTCACGACCCTGGAGCAGCTGGGGGCCGACGAGATCCGCAGCATCGCCGACTCCCTGGCCAGCAACTACATCACCGCCGGCGTCACCTTCGACGTCGGCGGCGTCGAGCGGCCCTTCCCCCTGGACGTCATCCCCCGCATCCTCGACGCCGCGGAGTGGCAGCTGATCGAGCGCGGGGTGGCGCAGCGGGTCAAGGTGCTCGAGGCGTTCCTGGCCGACGTCTACTCCGAGGCCCGCGTGGTCGCCGACGGCGTGGTGCCCCGTCGGCTGCTGTCCACCTCCACCCACTTCCACCGCGCCGTGCACGGCATCACCCCGCCGAACGGCGTCCGGGTGCACGTGGCCGGGGTGGACCTGATCCGCACCCCCGACGGTGACCTCCGCGTGCTGGAGGACAACGTCCGGGTGCCCAGCGGCGTCTCCTACGTGATGACCAACCGGTCGGCGATGGCCTCCGCGCTGCCCGAGGCCTTCGCCCAGCAGCGGATCCGGCCCGTCTCCGGCTACGCCCAGCGGCTGCTGTCGGCGCTGCGCCGCTCCGCCCCGGAGGGCCGTGACGACCCCACCGTGGTGGTGCTGACCCCGGGCGTCTACAACTCCGCCTACTTCGAGCACACCCTGCTGGCCCGCACCATGGGGGTGGAGCTGGTCGAGGGGCGTGACCTGGAGTGCCGCCGCGGCCGGGTCTACATGCGCACCACCCAGGGCATGCAGCGGGTGGACGTCATCTACCGCCGCATCGACGACGACTTCATCGACCCGGTGCACTTCCGCCCCGACTCCATGCTCGGCGTCCCCGGGCTGGTGAACGCGGTGCAGGCCGGCGGGGTGACGCTGGCCAACGCGCTGGGCAACGGGGTCGCCGACGACAAGCTGATCTACACCTACGTCCCGGACCTGACCCGCTACTACCTCGGCGAGGACCCGATCATCGCCAACGTCGACACCTGGCGGTTGGAGGAGGACGAGGCCCGCGAGGAGGTGCTGGACCGCCTGGACGAGCTGGTGGTGAAGCCGGTCGACGGCTCCGGCGGCAAGGGGATCGTGATCGGCCCCTTCGCCAGCGCCGGCCAGCTCGAGGAGCTGCGCCGCAAGGTGCTGGCCGACCCGCGCGGCTGGATCGCCCAGCCGATGGTGCAGCTGTCCACGGTGCCGACCCTGATCGACGGGAGGCTGGCCCCGCGCCACGTCGACCTCCGGCCCTTCGCCGTGCACGACGGCGACGAGGTGTGGGTGCTGCCCGGCGGGCTGACCCGGGTGGCGCTCCCGGAGGGCGAGCTGGTGGTCAACAGCAGCCAGGGCGGTGGCAGCAAGGACACCTGGGTGCTCAGCGGCCCGCAGCCGCTCGGCGCGGACGAGCTCGACGACGACGTCGAGGCCGTCGAGCCGCCGGTGGGCGGTGGCGGCCACGCGGAGGACTTCCTCGCCCCCGGCCAGCACCACACCGACACCACCGAGCACCGCAACCAGCAGGAGCAGCAGCAGCAGAGGGGGGTGGACCGGTGCTGA
- a CDS encoding neutral zinc metallopeptidase has protein sequence MHQPAPSRTRGWLVVAVVTPVLSLVLVLAVALAVVLSQRGPQASTPPASTEPSSPAAPPPATSASPPSPAGPPRPSPTATSSLGPPTPVGSPGRGAPGPAWPDEPAPEVEADGTGLQDNRLYTVTDVPASRSCREAPLDVPPVPDQELAEHAEAVLDCLVEAVRPDLAALGFELRAPGVSTFDEEVTTPCGTITPEEHPAFYCSADTTVYLNELTDDTAFNYARWERGYWLVLAHELGHHLQQTTGVFGRYAAAWEAADASERHELTRRLELQATCFAGVQLNLLAATLELPPDSPDALRRFARENNDDVTGGRDHGDAASTERWLLDGFHRGWGSFGHCRTWSAPASEVS, from the coding sequence ATGCACCAGCCCGCCCCCTCCCGCACCCGCGGGTGGCTGGTGGTCGCGGTCGTCACCCCGGTCCTCTCCCTCGTCCTGGTCCTGGCCGTGGCCCTGGCCGTGGTGCTGTCCCAGCGAGGCCCGCAGGCCTCGACACCGCCGGCGTCCACGGAGCCGTCCTCCCCGGCCGCTCCTCCCCCGGCGACGTCGGCGTCCCCGCCGAGCCCCGCCGGGCCGCCGCGGCCCTCCCCCACCGCCACCTCCTCCCTCGGCCCGCCGACCCCGGTCGGGAGCCCCGGTCGCGGTGCCCCCGGGCCGGCCTGGCCCGACGAGCCCGCGCCCGAGGTGGAGGCCGACGGCACCGGGCTGCAGGACAACCGGCTGTACACCGTCACCGACGTCCCGGCCAGCCGCAGCTGCCGGGAGGCACCGCTGGACGTCCCCCCGGTGCCGGACCAGGAGCTGGCCGAGCACGCCGAGGCGGTGCTGGACTGCCTGGTGGAGGCCGTCCGCCCCGACCTGGCCGCGCTGGGCTTCGAGCTGCGGGCACCCGGGGTGAGCACCTTCGACGAGGAGGTCACCACCCCCTGCGGCACCATCACCCCCGAGGAGCACCCGGCCTTCTACTGCAGCGCCGACACCACGGTCTACCTCAACGAGCTGACCGACGACACCGCCTTCAACTACGCCCGCTGGGAGCGCGGCTACTGGCTGGTCCTGGCCCACGAGCTCGGTCACCACCTGCAGCAGACCACCGGCGTCTTCGGCCGCTACGCCGCCGCCTGGGAGGCCGCCGACGCCTCGGAGCGCCACGAGCTGACCCGGCGGCTGGAGCTGCAGGCGACCTGCTTCGCCGGGGTCCAGCTCAACCTGCTGGCCGCCACCCTGGAGCTGCCGCCGGACAGCCCGGACGCGCTGCGCCGCTTCGCGCGGGAGAACAACGACGACGTCACCGGCGGCCGCGACCACGGCGACGCCGCCTCCACCGAGCGCTGGCTGCTGGACGGCTTCCACCGCGGCTGGGGCTCCTTCGGGCACTGCCGGACCTGGTCGGCCCCCGCGAGCGAGGTCTCGTGA
- the lysS gene encoding lysine--tRNA ligase encodes MQVRREKRARLEEAGQPAYPVAVARTHALHDVREQWADLEAGEETQDVVSVAGRVVFVRNTGKLCFATLQEGFSPSRPGTRLQVMLSLAEVGADRLADWKADVDLGDHVSVTGRVVCSRRGELSVMAGEWSMASKALRPMPNLHSELSEETRVRQRHADLVVREEARDLLRTRAAITRSIRETLHGLDYLEVETPVLQLVHGGATARPFGTHLNAFGIDMTLRIALELYLKRAMVGGAERVYEMGRIFRNEGIDSSHSAEFTMLEAYVAWGDQRTVADLVQRLVLDCADLLGRRQVTHVDAEGTEHTIDLDGEWRWLGVYPGLSERVGREITPRTPVAELQALADEHEVEHDAAWPADKLVMELFGELVEPTLIQPTFVCDYPPAAQPLARPHRSDPDLIEAWDLVIGGMERGTGFSELIDPVIQRERLTAQSLAAAAGDAEAMQLDEDFLAALEFGAPPMGGLGLGIDRLVMLFTGVGIRETILFPLLKPEQ; translated from the coding sequence GTGCAGGTGCGCCGGGAGAAGCGGGCCCGGCTGGAGGAGGCCGGGCAGCCGGCCTACCCGGTCGCCGTCGCGCGCACCCACGCCCTGCACGACGTCCGCGAGCAGTGGGCCGACCTCGAGGCCGGTGAGGAGACCCAGGACGTGGTCTCCGTGGCCGGTCGCGTGGTCTTCGTCCGGAACACCGGCAAGCTCTGCTTCGCCACCCTGCAGGAGGGGTTCTCGCCCAGCCGGCCCGGCACCCGGCTGCAGGTGATGCTCTCCCTGGCCGAGGTCGGGGCCGACCGGCTGGCGGACTGGAAGGCCGACGTCGACCTGGGCGACCACGTCAGCGTCACCGGCCGGGTGGTCTGCTCCCGGCGCGGCGAGCTGTCGGTGATGGCCGGGGAGTGGTCGATGGCCTCGAAGGCGCTGCGCCCGATGCCGAACCTGCACAGCGAGCTGTCCGAGGAGACCCGGGTCCGGCAGCGCCACGCCGACCTGGTCGTCCGCGAGGAGGCCCGCGACCTGCTGCGCACCCGTGCCGCGATCACCCGCAGCATCCGCGAGACCCTGCACGGGCTGGACTACCTCGAGGTCGAGACCCCGGTGCTGCAGCTGGTGCACGGCGGGGCGACCGCCCGCCCCTTCGGCACCCACCTCAACGCGTTCGGCATCGACATGACGCTGCGGATCGCGCTCGAGCTCTACCTCAAGCGGGCCATGGTGGGCGGGGCGGAGCGGGTCTACGAGATGGGCCGCATCTTCCGCAACGAGGGCATCGACTCCTCCCACAGCGCCGAGTTCACGATGCTCGAGGCCTACGTGGCCTGGGGGGACCAGCGGACCGTCGCCGACCTCGTGCAGCGGCTCGTCCTCGACTGCGCGGACCTGCTCGGACGCCGTCAGGTGACCCACGTGGACGCCGAGGGCACCGAGCACACCATCGACCTGGACGGCGAGTGGCGCTGGCTCGGCGTCTACCCCGGGCTGTCGGAGCGGGTGGGTCGGGAGATCACGCCGCGGACCCCGGTGGCGGAGCTGCAGGCGCTCGCCGACGAGCACGAGGTCGAGCACGACGCGGCCTGGCCGGCGGACAAGCTGGTGATGGAGCTGTTCGGGGAGCTGGTGGAGCCGACGCTGATCCAGCCGACCTTCGTCTGCGACTACCCGCCGGCCGCCCAGCCGCTGGCCCGCCCGCACCGCAGCGACCCCGACCTGATCGAGGCGTGGGACCTGGTCATCGGCGGGATGGAGCGCGGTACCGGGTTCTCCGAGCTGATCGACCCGGTGATCCAGCGCGAGCGGCTCACCGCCCAGTCGCTGGCCGCGGCCGCCGGTGACGCCGAGGCGATGCAGCTGGACGAGGACTTCCTGGCCGCGCTGGAGTTCGGCGCCCCGCCGATGGGCGGGCTGGGGCTGGGGATCGACCGGCTGGTGATGCTGTTCACGGGGGTGGGGATCCGCGAGACGATCCTCTTCCCCCTCCTCA